The segment GACCGCCACACCCTTGATCTGCTGGTGTTACCGGTGATGGTGAAAGAGGCTCTGCTGGATTTGGTGAAGCAGTCTGGATTGGACTCATATGCAAAACAGTACCAGGAAGGTCTGATCCCATTGGAAGGCAATGGATCATCGGCGATGCAGAGAAGTGCTGATGAAATTGTGCACAGAGCATCAAATCATAATTCAGAGAACTCACATTCCCAGCAGCCACAATCTTCTTATGACGGAGTTAACGGCACAGATGATTTCAGCAATGAATCCCATAATCCGTTTTCCAGAGGTTTCACCCTCGACCCAACACACTTCGAAATCCCAGAGTCTCCAGAACGAGAATCTGAATCCGAGACGCCTGCCGCTCTATCGTCCGCGGGAAGCACAGAGGAATTCGAGCACCTCCTCAAGTTCTTCACCGCGATGGGTTTCACTGAGGACGTGGTGCGCAACGTTCTGACCCGAACCGGCCCCAAAGAAGCCTCGCAGATCCTGGATTTGATCCAGCAGGAGCATGAAAAAACTAACCAGCCAAACCCTCACACCAAGAATAAAGACAATGCGGTGGGAATCAGTGGTGAAACGCATGAGACTTTTCACATACTAGAGGCTAGTAATGGAGAAGAAGCGAACGCTCAAGAGGAAGACTTTGTCTTGGGGGTGTTGAAGAAGGCTGCGGCCACTTGTGGATACACTGAGGACAGAGTAATGGAAGTGTATGGCAATCTACCCGAGCTCAAGCCACACGAGCTGATCATGCAGCTGCAGAAACAAGACGCCAAAGAGGCGAACGGGATGAGAAATGGTAGCAAGCGAGCTGATTGGACCATTGAGCCAAATTCAGTGACAGATATTGAAAAACTCGACACTGGGAGCGGAAAGGGAGCGACAAACCTAGACGTGTCTAAACCGCTGAGCATTCACAGCAGCTCTTCATCGGTGAGAGGCCCGCCGCAGACTACGTACTCCTTTGACACCATTAACCCTGAACCACAACCAATGAATTTGCATGCCCAATCGCCTCCACGGAGTATCAAACCAAACATGGATCTCAGTTTCCCAAATTTCTCCAACCACCCCATCGCACCCAAACCAAGACCGGGCAGAGCAGGCACAGCGGGGTCTGTGGTCACGGGACCTCAGCGGTTCCTGGAGAGCCTCAAGACGCCCTTCAAACTGCAGCTGTCGGACGAGCCCGGTGACCCCATGCTGCGTCAAGTCATCATCGATGGGAGCAATGTTGCAATGAGGTAAAAACTGCAATATGATGTGTGCTATAGTGGTTAGAGTGAGGGTGTGTCTCGGCCGACTTCCTAATTCCCTTGCGATATtgacaaaaaattatatattttctggGAATTTGTCTACATCGATAATTAGATGATATTTGGTGTGTTTTTGTGCTAGCTGACTCCAGAAGCTTTTCATATACTTCATATTCTGTGTGGTGGTTAGTTCACAGCAGTGACAAACTAAATTGAATTGTTTCTCAGGGGCATTTTACCATTATTTATGGAAGCTTCTtcctgccactgaataaaaaataaaaaagataattgcaagtttatatcttgcaactctgactttataacacacagaaaagaagtcagaattgctagatataaactcacaattgcaagtaaaagttagaattgtgagagaaaagtaagaattgcgagaaaaaaaatcagaattgcgagaaaaaagtcagaattgcaagagaaaagtcagaattgcgaggagaaaagtcagaattgcgaggagaaaagtcagaaatgcgagagaaaagtcagaaatgcgagagaaaagtcagaattgcgagagaaaagtcagaattgcgagaggaaagtcagaattgcgagagaaaggtcagaaatgcgagagaaaagtcagaattgcgttagaaaagtcagaattgcgagagaaaagtcagaattgcgttagaaaagtcagaattgcgttagaaaagtcagaattgcgagttataaagtcagaattgcgagagaaaagtcagaattgcgagagaaatgtcagaaatgcgagagaaacgtcagaaatgcgagagaaaagtcagaaatgcgagagaaaagtcagaattgcgttagaaaagtcagaaatgcgagagaaaagtcagaattgcgttagaaaagtcataattgcgttagaaaagtcagaattgcgagagaaaagtcagaattgcaagttaaaaagtcagaattgcgggagaatagtcagaattgcgggagaatagtcagaattgcgagagaaaagtcagaattgcgttagaaaagtcagaattgtgagagaaaagtcagaattgcgttagaaaagtcagaattgtgagagaaaagtcagaattgcgttagaaaagtcagaattgcgaggagaaaagtcagaaatgcgagagaaaattcagaattgcgagaggaaagtcagaattgcgagagaaaagtcagaattgcgagagaaaggTCTGaaatgcgagagaaaagtcagaattgcgagagaaaagtcagaattgctttagaaaagtcagaattgtgttagaaaagtcagaattgcgagagaaaagtcagaattgcgagagaaaagtcagaattgcgttagaaaagtcagaattgcgagagaaaagtcagaattgcgagagaaaagtcagaattgcgagagaaacgtcagaaatgcgagagaaacgtcagaaatgcgagagaaaagtcagaaatgcgagttaaaaagtcagaattgcgttagaaaagtcagaattgcgagagaaaagtcagaattgcgttagaaaagtcagaattgcgagagaaaagtcagaattgcgagagaaaagtcagaattgcgagttaaaaagtcagaattgcgagttaaaaagtcagaattgcgggagaaaagtcagaattgcgagagaaaagtcagaaatgcgagagaaacgtcagaattgcgttagaaaagtcagaattgcgttagaaaagtcagaattgcgagagaaaagtcagaattgcgagagaaaagtcagaattgcgagagaaaagtcagaattgcgagttaaaaagtcagaattgcgagttaaaaagtcagaattgcgggagaaaagtcagaattgcgagagaaaagtcagaaatgcgagagaaacgtcagaaatgcgagagaaaagtcagaattgcgttagaaaagtcagaattgcgttagaaaagtcagaattgcgagagaaaagtcagaattgcgagagaaaggtcagaattgcgttagaaaagtcagaattgcgagagaaaagtcagaattgtgttagaaaagtcagaattgcgagagaaaagtcagaattgcgagagaaaagtcagaattgcgagagaaaattcagaattgcgagagaaaagtcagaattgcgttagaaaagtcataattgcgttagaaaagtcagaattgcgagagaaaagtcagaattgcaagttaaaaagtcagaattgctttagaaaagtcagaattgtgttaaaaaagtcagaattgcgaaaggtcagaaatgcgagagaaaggtcagaattgcgttagaaaagtcagaattgcgagagaaaagtcagaattgtgttagaaaagtcagaattgcgagagaaaagtcagaattgcgagagaaaagtcagaattgcgagagaaaagtcagaattgcgttagaaaagtcagaattgtgagagaaaagtcagaattgcgttagaaaagtcagaattgcgaggagaaaagtcagaaatgcgagagaaaattcagaattgcgagaggaaagtcagaattgcgagagaaaagtcagaattgcgagagaaaggTCTGaaatgcgagagaaaagtcagaattgcgagagaaaagtcagaattgctttagaaaagtcagaattgtgttaaaaaagtcagaattgcgagagaaaggtcagaaatgcgagagaaaggtcagaattgcgttagaaaagtcagaattgcgagagaaaagtcagaattgtgttagaaaagtcagaattgcgagagaaaagtcagaattgcgagagaaaagtcagaattgcgagagaaaagtcagaattgcgttagaaaagtcagaattgcgagagaaaagtcagaattgcgagagaaaagtcagaattgcgagagaaatgtcagaaatgcgagagaaacgtcagaaatgcgagagaaaagtcagaaatgcgagttaaaaagtcagaattgcgttagaaaagtcagaattgcgagagaaaagtcagaattgcgttagaaaagtcagaattgcgagagaaaagtcagaattgcgagcgaaaagtcagaattgcgagttaaaaagtcagaattgcgagttaaaaagtcagaattgcgggagaaaagtcagaattgcgagagaaaagtcagaaatgcgagagaaacgtcagaaatgcgagagaaaagtcagaattgcgttagaaaagtcagaattgcgttagaaaagtcagaattgcgagagaaaagtcagaattgcgagagaaaggtcagaattgcgttagaaaagtcagaattgcgagagaaaagtcagaattgtgttagaaaagtcagaattgcgagagaaaagtcagaattgcgagagaaaagtcagaattgcgagagaaaagtcagaattgcgagagaaacgtcagaaatgcgagagaaacgtcagaaatgcgagagaaaagtcagaaatgcgagttaaaaagtcagaattgcgttagaaaagtcagaattgcgagagaaaagtcagaattgcgttagaaaagtcagaattgcgagagaaaagtcagaattgcgagagaaaagtcagaattgcgagttaaaaagtcagaattgcgagttaaaaagtcagaattgcgggagaaaagtcagaattgcgagagaaaagtcagaaatgcgagagaaacgtcagaaatgcgagagaaaagtcagaattgcgttagaaaagtcagaattgcgttagaaaagtcagaattgcgagagaaaagtcagaattgcgagagaaaggtcagaattgcgttagaaaagtcagaattgcgagagaaaagtcagaattgtgttagaaaagtcagaattgcgagagaaaagtcagaattgcgagagaaaagtcagaattgcgagagaaaattcagaattgcgagagaaaagtcagaattgcgttagaaaagtcataattgcgttagaaaagtcagaattgcgagagaaaagtcagaattgcaagttaaaaagtcagaattgcgggagaatagtcagaattgcgggagaatagtcagaattgcgagagaaaagtcagaattgcgttagaaaagtcagaattgtgagagaaaagtcagaattgcgttagaaaagtcagaattgcgaggagaaaagtcagaaatgcgagagaaaattcagaattgcgagaggaaagtcagaattgcgagagaaaagtcagaattgcgagagaaaggTCTGaaatgcgagagaaaagtcagaattgcgagagaaaagtcagaattgctttagaaaagtcagaattgtgttagaaaagtcagaattgcgagagaaaggtcagaaatgcgagagaaaggtcagaattgcgttagaaaagtcagaattgcgagagaaaagtcagaattgcgttagaaaagtcagaattgcgagagaaaagtcagaattgtgttagaaaagtcagaattgcgagagaaaagtcagaattgcgagagaaaagtcagaattgcgagagaaaagtcagaattgcgttagaaaagtcagaattgcgagagaaaagtcagaattgcgagagaaaagtcagaattgcgagagaaatgtcagaaatgcgagagaaacgtcagaaatgcgagagaaaagtcagaaatgcgagttaaaaagtcagaattgcgttagaaaagtcagaattgcgagagaaaagtcagaattgcgttagaaaagtcagaattgcgagagaaaagtcagaattgcgagagaaaagtcagaattgcgagttaaaaagtcagaattgcgagttaaaaagtcagaattgcgggagaaaagtcagaattgcgagagaaaagtcagaaatgcgagagaaacgtcagaaatgcgagagaaaagtcagaattgcgttagaaaagtcagaattgcgttagaaaagtcagaattgcgagagaaaagtcagaattgcgagagaaaggtcagaattgcgttagaaaagtcagaattgcgagagaaaagtcagaattgtgttagaaaagtcagaattgcgagagaaaagtcagaattgcgagagaaaagtcagaattgcgagagaaaattcagaattgcgagagaaaagtcagaattgcgttagaaaagtcataattgcgttagaaaagtcagaattgcgagagaaaagtcagaattgcaagttaaaaagtcagaattgcgggagaatagtcagaattgcgggagaatagtcagaattgcgagagaaaagtcagaattgcgttagaaaagtcagaattgtgagagaaaagtcagaattgcgttagaaaagtcagaattgcgaggagaaaagtcagaaatgcgagagaaaattcagaattgcgagaggaaagtcagaattgcgagagaaaagtcagaattgcgagagaaaggTCTGaaatgcgagagaaaagtcagaattgcgagagaaaagtcagaattgctttagaaaagtcagaattgtgttagaaaagtcagaattgcgagagaaaggtcagaaatgcgagagaaaggtcagaattgcgttagaaaagtcagaattgcgagagaaaagtcagaattgtgttagaaaagtcagaattgcgagagaaaagtcagaattgcgagagaaaagtcagaattgcgagagaaaagtcagaattgcgttagaaaagtcagaattgcgagagaaaagtcagaattgcgagatataaagtcagaattgcgagatataaagtcagaattgcgagatataaagtcagaattgcgagatataaagtcagaattgcgagatataaagtcagaattgtgtgatataaagtcagaattgtgtgatataaagtcagaattgtgcgatataaagtcagaattgtgcgatataaagtcagaattgcgagatatagtcagaattgtgcgttataaagccagaattgcgagatatagtcagaattgagagagagtcagaattgtgcattaTAAAGCCataattgcgaaatataaagtcagaattgagagatataaagtcagaattgcgagatataaagtcagaattgagagatataaagtcagaattgtgcgttataaagtcagaattgtgcgttataaagtcagaattgtgcgttataaagtcagaattgtgcgttataaagtcagaattgtgcattataaagtcagaattgtgcgttataaagtcagaattgcgagatatagtcagaattgcgagatataaagtcagaattgcgagatttaaagtcagaattgcgagatttaaagtcagaattgcgagatataaagtcagaattgcgagatataaagtcagaattgcgagatataaagtcagaattgcgagatttaaagtcagaattgcgagatataaagtcagaattgcgagatataaagtcagaattgtgtgatataaagtcagaattgtgcgataaagtcagaattgtgcgttataaagtcagaattgtgcgttataaagtcagaattgtgcgttataaagtcagaattgtgcgttataaagtcagaattgcgagatataaagtcagaattgtgcattaTAAAGCCataattgcgaaatataaagtcagaattgagagatataaagtcagaattgtgcgttataaagtcagaattgtgcgttataaagtcagaattgcgagatataaagtcagaattgcgagatataaagtcagaattgtgcattaTAAAGCCataattgcgaaatataaagtcagaattgagagatataaagtcagaattgtgagatataaagtcagaattgcgagatataaagtcagaattgcgagatataaagtcagaattgcgagatataaagtcagaattgcgagatataaagtcagaattgtgagatataaagtcagaattgagagatataaagtcagaattgcgcgttataaagtcagaattgcgcgttataaagtcagaattgcgcgttataaagtcagaattgagagatatagtcagaattgcgagatataaagtcagaattgcgagagaaaagtcagaattgcgagttaaaaagtcagaaatgcgagagaaaagtcagaattgcgttagaaaagtcagaattgcgttagaaaagtcagaattgcgagagaaaagtcagaattgcgagagaaaggtcagaattgcgttagaaaagtcagaattgcgagagaaaagtcagaattgtgttagaaaagtcagaattgcgagagaaaagtcagaattgcgagagaaaattcagaattgcgagagaaaagtcagaattgcgttagaaaagtcataattgcgttagaaaagtcagaattgcgagagaaaagtcagaattgcaagttaaaaagtcagaattgcgggagaatagtcagaattgcgggagaatagtcagaattgcgagagaaaagtcagaattgcgttagaaaagtcagaattgtgagagaaaagtcagaattgcgttagaaaagtcagaattgcgaggagaaaagtcagaaatgcgagagaaaattcagaattgcgagaggaaagtcagaattgcgagagaaaagtcagaattgcgagagaaaggTCTGaaatgcgagagaaaagtcagaattgcgagagaaaagtcagaattgctttagaaaagtcagaattgtgttagaaaagtcagaattgcgagagaaaggtcagaaatgcgagagaaaggtcagaattgcgttagaaaagtcagaattgcgagagaaaagtcagaattgcgagagaaaagtcagaattgcgagagaaaagtcagaattgcgagagaaaagtcagaattgcgttagaaaagtcagaattgcgagagaaaagtcagaattgcgagagaaaagtcagaattgcgagagaaatgtcagaaatgcgagagaaacgtcagaaatgcgagagaaaagtcagaaatgcgagttaaaaagtcagaattgcgttagaaaagtcagaattgcgagagaaaagtcagaattgcgttagaaaagtcagaattgcgagagaaaagtcagaattgcgagagaaaagtcagaattgcgagttaaaaagtcagaattgcgagttaaaaagtcagaattgcgggagaaaagtcagaattgcgagagaaaagtcagaaatgcgagagaaacgtcagaaatgcgagagaaaagtcagaattgcgttagaaaagtcagaattgcgagagaaaagtcagaattgcgagagaaaggtcagaattgcgttagaaaagtcagaattgcgagagaaaagtcagaattgtgttagaaaagtcagaattgcgagagaaaagtcagaattgcgagagaaaagtcagaattgcgagagaaaagtcagaattgcgagagaaaagtcagaattgcgagagaaaagtcagaattgcgagagaaaagtcagaattgcgagagaaaagtcagaattgcgagttataaagtcagaattgcgagagaaacgtcagaattgcgagagaaacgtcagaaatgcgagagaaACGTCAGAAATGTGAGAGAAACGTCAGAAATgcaagttaaaaagtcagaattgcgttagaaaagtcagaattgcgagagaaaagtcagaattgcgttagaaaagtcagaattgcgagagaaaagtcagaattgcgagttaaaaagtcagaattgcgagttaaaaagtcagaattgcgggagaatagtcagaattgcgggagaatagtcagaattgcgagagaaaagtcagaattgcgagaggaaagtcagaattgcgttagaaaagtcagaattgcgagagaaaagtcagaattgcgttagaaaagtcagaattgcgaggagaaaagtcagaaatgcgagagaaaattcagaattgcgagaggaaagtcagaattgcgagagaaaagtcagaattgcgagagaaaggTCTGaaatgcgagagaaaagtcagaattgcgagagaaaagtcagaattgcgagagaaaagtcagaattgtgttagaaaagtcagaattgcgagagaaaggtcagaaatgcgagagaaaagtcagaattgtgttagaaaagtcagaattgcgagagaaaagtcagaattgtgttagaaaagtcagaattgcgagagaaaagtcagaattgcgagagaaaagtcagaattgcgagttaaaaagtcagaattgcgttagaaaagtcagaattgcgagagaaaagtcagaattgcgttagaaaagtcagaattgcgagagaaaagtcagaattgcgttagaaaagtcagaattgcgagagaaaagtcagaattgtgttagaaaagtcagaattgcgagttaaaaagtcagaattgcattagaaaagtcagaattgtgttagaaaagtcagaattgcgagagaaaagtcagaattgcgagagaaaagtcagaattgcgttagaaaagtcagaattgcgagagaaaagtcagaattgcgagagaaaagtcagaattgcgagagaaacgtcagaaatgcgagagaaacgtcagaaatgcgagagaaaagtcagaaatgcgagttaaaaagtcagaattgcgttagaaaagtcagaattgcgagagaaaagtcagaattgcgttagaaaagtcagaattgcgttagaaaagtcagaattgcgagagaaaagtcagaattgcgagagaaaagtcagaattgcgagttaaaaagtcagaattgcgagttaaaaagtcagaattgcgggagaaaagtcagaattgcgagagaaaagtcagaaatgcgagagaaacgtcagaaatgcgagagaaaagtcagaattgcgttagaaaagtcagaattgcgagagaaaagtcagaattgcgagagaaaggtcagaattgcgttagaaaagtcagaattgcgagagaaaagtcagaattgtgttagaaaagtcagaattgcgagagaaaagtcagaattgcgagagaaaagtcagaattgcgagagaaaagtcagaattgcgagagaaaagtcagaattgcgagagaaaagtcagaattgcgagagaaaagtcagaattgcgagagaaaagtcagaattgcgagttataaagtcagaattgcgagagaaacgtcagaattgcgagagaaacgtcagaaatgcgagagaaACGTCAGAAATGTGAGAGAAACGTCAGAAATgcaagttaaaaagtcagaattgcgttagaaaagtcagaattgcgagagaaaagtcagaattgcgttagaaaagtcagaattgcgagagaaaagtcagaattgcgagttaaaaagtcagaattgcgagttaaaaagtcagaattgcgggagaatagtcagaattgcgggagaatagtcagaattgcgagagaaaagtcagaattgcgagaggaaagtcagaattgcgttagaaaagtcagaattgcgagagaaaagtcagaattgcgttagaaaagtcagaattgcgaggagaaaagtcagaaatgcgagagaaaattcagaattgcgagaggaaagtcagaattgcgagagaaaagtcagaaatgcgagagaaaagtcagaattgtgttagaaaagtcagaattgcgagagaaaagtcagaattgtgttagaaaagtcagaattgcgagagaaaagtcagaattgcgagagaaaagtcagaattgcgagttaaaaagtcagaattgcgttagaaaagtcagaattgcgagagaaaagtcagaattgcgttagaaaagtcagaattgcgagagaaaagtcagaattgcgttagaaaagtcagaattgcgagagaaaagtcagaattgtgttagaaaagtcagaattgcgagttaaaaagtcagaattgcattagaaaagtcagaattgcgttagaaaagtcagaattgcgagagaaaagtcagaattgcgttagaaaagtcagaattgcgagagaaaagtcagaattgcgaggagaaaagtcagaaatgcgagagaaaattcagaattgcgagagaaaagtcagaattgcgagagaaaagtcagaattgcgagagaaaagtcagaattgcgagttataaagtcagaattgcgagttaaaaagtcagaattgcgggagaaaagtcagaattgcgggagaaaagtcagaaatgcgggagaaaattcagaattgcgagagaaaagtcagaattgcgagagaaaagtcagaattgcgagttataaagtcagaattgcgagagaaaagtcagaattgcgagagaaaagtcagaattgcgtgagatacgtcagaattgcgagagaaacgtcagaaatgcgagagaaaagtcagaattgcgttagaaaagtcagaattgcgagaggaaagtcagaaatgcgagagaaaagtcagaaatgcgagagaaaagtcagaaatgcgagagaaaagtca is part of the Chanodichthys erythropterus isolate Z2021 chromosome 11, ASM2448905v1, whole genome shotgun sequence genome and harbors:
- the khnyn gene encoding NEDD4-binding protein 1 isoform X4 → MLVLYVSYVSVIMALSGLTLDRRGSQRMEREVEDEFTCAGVLRGALVALQPAVERVFGVKLMIGAEETLSAQNGLIWLQLRGSERDVYAAKMFVKGVVNQEAQKEIQFPEVLHCVFCGAKGLFMDCLIKNTSAHIVVGSQGFLLITGLAEPVVKAYSFITDLVEKYKSSQGRRIEAGLGIAGESLESRRAFKCLVENLEDRHTLDLLVLPVMVKEALLDLVKQSGLDSYAKQYQEGLIPLEGNGSSAMQRSADEIVHRASNHNSENSHSQQPQSSYDGVNGTDDFSNESHNPFSRGFTLDPTHFEIPESPERESESETPAALSSAGSTEEFEHLLKFFTAMGFTEDVVRNVLTRTGPKEASQILDLIQQEHEKTNQPNPHTKNKDNAVGISGETHETFHILEASNGEEANAQEEDFVLGVLKKAAATCGYTEDRVMEVYGNLPELKPHELIMQLQKQDAKEANGMRNGSKRADWTIEPNSVTDIEKLDTGSGKGATNLDVSKPLSIHSSSSSVRGPPQTTYSFDTINPEPQPMNLHAQSPPRSIKPNMDLSFPNFSNHPIAPKPRPGRAGTAGSVVTGPQRFLESLKTPFKLQLSDEPGDPMLRQVIIDGSNVAMSHGLGVFFSCRGIALAVQHFWGRGHREITVFIPQWRQKNNSRNKEKHYLTELHDLGFISYTPSREVEGKRINSYDDRFMLALAQKTNGVIVTNDNLRDLVDESPAWRDIIKKSLLQYVFAGDLFMLPDDPLGRGGPHLRDFLHKHNRKTNQRLLLIFSQQLTCSRKSHICRSVRVLFLAISRAARSH